The genomic segment TGAAGGGAGGCCTAAAGCAACTCATTATTTAAAATTCCAACAccatctggtaataaataaagcttttatgggctttagacgctttatagaccggtctatatagtaagtatggtccgatttggcccgttcaagaacttaaactgcgtgcagcaaaaagacgtatctgtgccaaatttaagctcaatatctcaatttttgaaggctgcagagtgattacaacagacggacggacagaaacccagacatcgttaaatcgtctttttAATCGTTTAATCGaactttacgacgatccgaaatatatataccttgtaggatcggaaattgatatcgatgtgttgcaaacggaatgacaaaaattgATAAAACGTAAAAATGTCATTCGGCTAAATACCGATAATGTTGAGGTTTACAAGAATTGGGTAATCGACCAAAATGCTGTTACCAAAAGTTATCGAATATTAACGAAAATTATttagaaaaagaaataaaagtaGTTTATATTAAACTGTATAAGAATACTTTTTATCTGAAGTTCTTTCGATAATGAGCGATAACAGtccataaataatttttttgattcgTGTGGAGAGCATAACAGAAACATATTTTGTGaactatttaaataaaaaagggaGTTATAGACTGTGATCGAACGTTATCGGTTGTTATCGAtcgttatttaaaaatttagatcAAGGCAAATCCACAACCACAAATGATTTTCGACAAAAAGCAATAAATCATATTTTAATCCATATGgagtcaaagaaaaaaaatttggtctacTTATAAAGTCATAAGATGGTTATCGAAAGTTATCGACTGTTATCGACAATTACTTAAAGCCACTATGTATTCAATAGCTTATATAGCTATCTATGTTGAGCGAACTACAAATAGGTACTCAGTGAAATTTCGCTCTGAATGACTTTCGATAACCATAGATACATTCGATAAATCTTTTTGATCCGTATGGAGTAAATCTACTATAGTTTTGAATGAGTTATATTTTGATCCATATGGAGCTAAAAAATGTTGTTCTCTTTATAAAGCAATACGAGTTTTATCGTATAATATCGACATGCACGCTATATAGAGCGAGACAAATACTCAACATAGCGACTTAGTAAACTTTCGATAGCCATATGTAACATTCgataattctttttttatccatatcagtttcatccaaatcaatTTTTTCAATCCATTTGGGGTAAATATTTTCTGTTCGCATGTTATCAATAGTTGTTCGATAACATACGATAAAAGTCAATACATCTCCTTCTGAtgtataatttttattattgattGGCACTTGCAAGAAAAAGAATTTCGTTCACTTTGAGCAATCAAAAAAGATTTTGAAAGCATGCTTAAATTCAAGTGTCGATTaaaagttaaacatttttatcaACTAAACACTTTAAAGACTtataaatgaatattttttcaaactctTATCTcagtaaaaaaaacatttttgttcgAAATCGATTAAAGATATTTCTAATTACGTCAAAAAACTTATTTTGCTTCAGGCAGTATAAttatttcgataacattttgtAATCGAAATTAATACCGTACAGTTTGTAACTCTACATCTTTCATTAATTGTTCTTTCTCAATATTTTAGTAGTTTCGATAAATTGGACTTAGGCAGATTTCTAACGATATTTTCTTAGTTTCTGTAgtagttttttctttcttttcttggtagttttgaaaatttcacatttttttcccttttttcGCCTTGATACATACGAGTATATCTCTGCGTTTCCGTGTCCTGTTTTGACAGCAGTTTCCTCGACAGCTGCATTGTCAGCTAAGCAAATTTTATGATTGAAAAAACAAGACTTCAATTATtgggttttaaaataaaaacaaataataacaaatatctatgttaattttaataaaataaaatacgtatTATGTAAAACCTTCAATGTTCTTGTATTTTTAGTTATTGTGtgtgtgaaatttttaaaattagtttttatgttttttttatatttgtttttgaaaaaaaacaaaaaaaaaatcaatgcttGTTAGccagtctttagaaaaaaaaaatcctgcaaTCATTATTTTCCCAAAACTAATTTTGCGAATTGTTTTCCCTTCCACTTTAGTCGTTCTGCTGTTATAAGAGGTCGAGTGGTGACCTCCCTCGGCATGGGACTAGTAGGTGTTCGAGTCTCTACCACCACCCTACTAGAAGGCTTCACCCTCACCCGTGATGATGGCTGGTTTGATTTAATGGTGAATGGTGGTGGAGCTGTTACTTTACAGTTCGGCCGCTCTCCTTTCCGTCCCCAGTCCCGCATTGTCCAAGTACCATGGAATGAGGTCATTATTATCGACACCGTCATCATGTCCATGTCCGAAGAGAAGAGTGTTACAACGACTACGCACACCTGCTTTTCCCATGACTATGACCTAATGAAACCCGTTGTGCTGGCCTCTTGGAAACATGGTTTCCAAGGTGCTTGTCCCGATCGATCTGCCATATTGGCCGAATCACAAGTTATACAAGAATCGCTACAAATACCCGGTACTGGGCTTAATCTAGTCTATCACTCATCAAGGGCTGCTGGCTATCTATCCACCATAAAACTTCAACTGACGCCCGAAACCATACCTGCCACCTTGCATTTAATCCATCTGCGCATAACAATTGAGGGCATACTGTTCGATCGTGTTTTCGAAGCTGACCCAGGAATTAAATTCACCTATGCCTGGAATCGTCTGAATATCTATCGTCAACGTGTGTATGGTGTCACCACCGCTATAGTTAAGGTGGGCTATCAATACACCGACTGCAAGGACATTATTTGGGATATTCAAACTACCAAGCTATCTGGTCACGACATGTCCATCTCTGAGGTGGGCGGTTGGAATCTCGACATACATCATCGCTACAATTTCCATGAGGGTATTTTGCAGAAAGGCGATGGCTCCAATATCTATTTGAAAAATAAACCGCGTGTCATCCTAACCACCATGGGTGATGGACACCAACGGCCCTTGGAGTGCATGGATTGTGATGGCTTGTCTCTGCGACAACGACTATTGGCTCCAGTGGCCTTGTCCGCTTCTCCCGATGGCAGTTTGTATGTAGGTGACTTTAACTACATACGTCGCATCATGACCGATGGCACAGTGCGCACAGTGGTCAAACTAAACGCCACACGAGTCAGTTATCGCTATCACATGGCCCTTAGTCCCTTGGATGGCACCCTCTACATATCCGATCCAGAATCTCATCAAATCATAAGGGTACGAGACACAAATGACTATTCGCAACCGGAAAAGAATTGGGAACCCATTGTTGGCTCCGGAGAACGCTGCCTTCCTGGCGATGAAGCGCATTGCGGTGATGGAGCTCTGGCCAAGGACGCCAAGCTGGCCTATCCCAAAGGCATTGCAATTTCCAGCGACAATATCCTATACTTTGCCGATGGCACCAACATTCGCATGGTCGATAGAGATGGCATCGTCAGCACTTTGATTGGTAATCACATGCACAAGTCTCACTGGAAACCCATACCCTGTGAGGGTACTTTGAAGTTGGAGGAGATGCATCTGCGTTGGCCCACCGAATTGGCAGTGAGTCCTCTGGACAATACTCTGCACATAATTGATGACCATATGATTCTGCGCATGACTCCAGATGGCCGCGTCCGTGTTATCTCAGGCCGTCCTTTGCACTGTGCCACCTCCTCGTTCCTGTACGACTCTGACCTGGCCACCCATGCCACCTTGGTTATGCCACAGTCCATAGCCTTTGGTCCTCTGGGAGAACTGTATGTGGCCGAGAGTGATTCGCAGCGCATAAATCGTGTCCGTGTCATTGGTACCAATGGCCGTATATCCGCCTTTGCTGGAGTTGAATCGAAGTGCAATTGTCTGGAACGTGGCTGCGACTGTTTTGAGGCAGACCATTTCCTGGCTACAAGTGCCAAGTTTAATACCATTGCCGCTTTGGCTGTAACCCCTGATGGACATGTCCACATAGCTGACCAAGCCAATTATCGCATACGTGCCGTTATGTCCAGCATTCCTGAAGCCAGTTCTTCACGCGAATATGAGATTTATGCTCCGGATATGCAAGAGATCTACATCTTTAATCGTTTTGGCCAACATGTTTTGACCAAGAACATACTAACCGGTGAAACCACCTATGTTTTTACCTACAATGTCAACACCTCCAATGGCAAATTGAGCACCGTAACCGATGCCGCTGGCAACAAGGTATTCCTGCTGCGTGACTACACCTCCCAGGTTAACTCGATTGAAAACACCAAGGGCCAGAAATGCCGTCTACGCATGACCCGCATGAAAATGTTGCATGAGCTGAATACCCCCGACAACTACAATGTGACCTTTGAGTACCATGGACCCACAGGTTTGCTGAAAACCAAGCTGGACTCTACGGGAAGATCATATGTCTACAACTATGATGAGTTTGGTCGCTTGACCTCGGCCGTTACACCTACGGGACGTGTCATTGATTTGGCCTTCGATTTAAGTGTAAAGGGAGCCCAAGTTAAGGTTTCTGAGAATGCTCAAAAGGAAATCTCTATGCTGATCCAAGGCTCAACAGTGGTAGTGCGTAATGGTGAGGCCGAATCCAAGACCATGGTAGAAATGGATGGTTCCACCACCAGCCTTACACCATGGGGACATTTGCTGCAGATGGAAGTGGTGCCCTATCCTATTTTGGCTGAAATCAGTCCCATTATTGGCGAAAGCTACCCTGTGCCCGCCAAGCAACGCACCGAAATTGCCGGCGATCTGGCCAACCGTTTCGAGTGGCGCTACTTTGTAAGACGCCTGCAGCAGGGCAAACAGAACAAAGGTCCCCGCACTGTTACTCAAGTTGGCCGCAAACTACGAGTCAATGGCGACAATGTTCTCACTTTGGAATATGATCGTGATACCCAATCCATTGTGGTATTGGTTGATGATAAGCAGGAGTTGTTGAATGTTACCTATGATCGCACCTCGCGTCCCGTTAGTTTCCGTCCTCAGTCGGGAGACTATGCTGATGTCGATTTGGAATACGATCGCTTCGGTCGCCTGGTCACCTGGAAGTGGGGTAATTTGCAAGAGGCCTATACCTTCGATCGCAATGGCCGCTTGAATGAAATCAAATATGGCGATGGTTCTTCGATGTTTTATAACTTCAAGGATATGTATGGTTCGCTGCCTTTGAAAGTAACCACTCCCAGGAAATCGGATTATCTGCTGCAATACGATGATGCTGGAGCTTTACAGAGTCTGACCACACCACGAGGACACATACACTCCTTCTCGCTGCAAACATCCTTGGGCTTCTTCAAGTACCAATATTTCTCGCCCATAAATCGTCATCCCTTCGAAATTCTGTACAATGATGAAGGCCAGATATTGGCCAAGATACATCCCCATCAGTCAGGCAAGGTTGCGTTTGTGCATGACAATTCTGGTCGTTTGGAAACCATTTTGGCTGGCCTTTCCAGTACTCACTACAATTACCAAGAAGCTACAAGTTTGGTGAAGTCTGTGGAGGTGCAGGAGCCAGGTTTCGAATTACGCCGTGAGTTTAAATACCATGCGGGTATCTTGAAGGATGAGAAACTACGTTTTGGTTCCAAAAACTCTTTGGCCTCGGCTCACTACAAATACGCCTACGATGGCAATGCCCGCTTGACTGGCGTAGAAATGTCCATCGATGATAAGGAGATGCCCACCACACGATATAAGTTCAGCCAAAATCTTGGTCAGTTGGAGGTGGTGCAGGATCTGAAAATAACCCGCAATGCCTTTAACCGCACCGTGATCCAAGATTCTTCGAAACAGTTCTTTACCATCATTGACTACGATCAGCATGGCCGCATCAAGAGTGTGCTGATGAACATCAAGAGCTTTGATGTCTTCCGATTGGAATTGGATTATGATTTGCGTAATCGCATCAAATCCCAAAAGACTACCTTTGGCCGTTCCACAGCCTTCGACAAGGTCAACTATAATGCTGACGGCCATGTCATAGAGGTATTGGGTACCAACAACTGGAAATATTTGTACGATGAGAATGGCAACACTGTGGGTGTCATAGACCAGGGAGAAAAGATAAATTTGGGCTATGACATTGGCGATAGAGTAATACAGGTGGGTGAGATCGAATTCAACAACTATGATGCCCGCGGATTTGTGGTGCGCCATGGTGAACAGAAATACCGTTACAATAATCGTGGCCAATTGATACATGCCTTTGAGAGGGAACGCTTCCAGACCTGGTACTATTATGATGATCGCAGTCGGCTGGTGGCCTGGCATGACAGCAAGGGTAATGTAACCCAATACTACTATGCAAATCCCAAGTCGCCTATGCTCTTGACCCATATGCACTTCCCCAAGGTACAGAAGACCATACGTTTCTTCTATGATGATCGTGACATGCTGATGGCGGTGGAAACCGGAGAACAGCGCTTCTATGTGGCCACTGATCAGAATGGCTCTCCCTTGGCCTACTTCGATATGAATGGTGCCATAGTGAAGGAAATGAAGAGAACACCATTTGGCCGCATTATCAAAGACACCAATCCTGACTTCTTTATACCCATCGATTTTCATGGAGGTCTTTTGGATCCTCATACAAAGTTGATCTATACCGAAAGTCGTCTGTATGATCCCACCTTGGGACAATGGATGACACCCTTGTGGGAAACCTTGGCCACCGAAATGTCTCATCCCACAGATGTGTTTATCTATCGCTATCACAATAATGATCCTGTTAATCCCAGCAAGCAGCAAAACTACATGATAGAATTGGAATCTTGGCTTCAATTGTTTGGCTATGATCTAAGCAACATGCAAAGCTCCAAATATACCAAGGCCACACAATACAATCCACAGGCTTCAATAAAGTCCCACAGCTTGGCTCCCGACTTTGGTGTTATCTCAGGTTTGGAGTGCATTGTGGAGAAGACCAATGAGAAATTCAGCGATTTTGATTTTGTACCCAAGCCTTTGCTGAAGATGGAACCTAAAATGCGCAACCTCTTGCCGCGAGTCAGTTATCGTCGGGCTGTATTTGGCGAAGGAGTGCTGCTTTCACGCATTGGTGGCCGAGCTTTGGTCAGTGTGGTGGATGGCTCGAATAGTGTGGTGCAGGATGTGGTCTCTTCGGTATTCAACAACTCCCACTTCTTGGACTTGCACTTTAGCATACACGATCAAGATGTCTTCTACTTTGTCAAGGACAATGTGTTGAAATTGCGAGATGACAATGAGGAATTGCGAAGACTGGGAGGCATGTTCAACATATCAACACATGAAATTACCGATCATGGTGGTTCGGCAGCCAAAGAGTTGCGCTTGCATGGGCCCGACGCAGTGGTTATCATTAAATATGGAGTAGATCCTGAGCAAGAGAGACATCGTATTCTAAAGCATGCCCATAAGCGAGCGGTGGAAAGGGCATGGGAATTGGAAAAACAATTGGTGGCAGCCGGTTTCCAGGGACGTGGAGACTGGACCGAAGAGGAAAAAGAAGAACTGGTGTCACATGGTGATGTGGATGGTTGGATTGGAGTCGACATTCATAGTATCTACAAATACCCACAATTAGCAGATGACCCCGGTAATGTGGCCTTCCAACGTGATGCCAAACGCAAGAGAAGAAAGATTGGCAGCAATCATAGTAGGTTGTCGTCGGGCAAGGGTCGACGCCAGCAAAAGCTCAAAGATATGTCGGCGTGAAAAGAACCTTTCGAAGAATTTAATGACGAAGAAGAAGAACGACAACTGCAACAACTACAATACAACACAAATGATGTAGAAGAAGATAACGAAGACGAGCAGGAGATCGAAAACGATTTTCACGATAACGATAAAAAAGACTTGGTAAGCAACTCAACCGAAGATGACttgtattattaaataaaactaaaatagaaaaacaatgaaattataaATCCAAAAAACCCCCACATTTGTAAGACACACCACGATTTAAGAACTACTTAAGAAGAATACAATTGAAAATTGAGTAAAAGAATGAAAACGAAATAGAGAAATCAATTTGAATCTCTTCAAAAAGCATGGAAAATgtaaacattttctttaaacatatgcatatacatataaatatagaAAATAAACTAACGACATCAAAAACTTGTATAGGAAATGAAATGCAAAAGAAAACAGGAAATTGTAAACTAAGCAAACTCGCTCGAATATTCCAAAAACAAGTATGCATTGTATAGGCAAGGTAACCCTGGCTGCTACACTGTCAAGAAATGCCTAAACCTACATTAGAATGGAAAaccaaatacataaaaaaatttaaaaaataatttttaaggatGGTTTATACTAGTAAAAGAAATCTCCTTTTTATGTATTTGGTCtttctcaagaaaaaaaaaataatacaaaatttgcaaatcaatatctaaaaatttagatatagccagacatttatatatataaatacatacatagaaatcacaacaacaaaaacgtaTTATAGTTTTGTATAATACtttcaaaaacaacaaatacaagCGAAAAAGCAAGATACACTTTagataaaacaaaaactcaGTAAAATAGAATCTCAAGTCTTGAGTAAAGtaatgcaaacaaacaaaaataaatgtttttatgtatgaaaaaaaaaaccaaaacaaaaataaaaataaaacagcaaacaaGAGAATCAATGTGAgagattacaaaaaaataatacattAGCTAAAGATCAGAAGAAAAAATCAAGAATCAGAATCTCCTTAAATAATTGTAATGttaaaacataataaaataaaatacaaaaaatacacACTACATGCCTCCTCACCACAATACATATAAACAGAAACCCATAGAAAAACCCCTTCAATAACAATTAAATGAAACCAGGCCCATAgttacaaaaatacaaaatatcaaaaatattacaaaactcCTCCCAACCACCAACATTTACCAATAAAGCTAATTTTGTTctgattttataatttttaaatcatgaaaatggagaaagtattaattttttgtttttaattttattatgtttTCTCTCTTAAACTTTGATTATTATTACATTTACTTTATtatgccatacaaaatgttttattttttatttttttctataaaacaaaAAGCTTTAAATACATGATATAAACTTATAACAAAAAGGATCTAAAACAAcaatgtaatttttattttatatgattttttaaaattaaaccttAATTTAtcccatatacatacatatggcaATTGGACAATTTTACAGACTATTTACATATGAGCCTACTGCCAACATGATGGACTATCCAGTCCAGATTTCTAGTGCAAAGTCTACTATATAGTTATCGATAACAGCCAATAAAGCAAAGGCCGTGTTCTTTTATTTCTATACAGTGCATACAGATGTACTGAATAGAATTTAGGTGCTTTGTTCTActgaataatttttgatatcatgcgataacagaAAATATTCC from the Stomoxys calcitrans chromosome 1, idStoCalc2.1, whole genome shotgun sequence genome contains:
- the LOC106091817 gene encoding teneurin-m isoform X1, with the protein product MHKYNEDEEKKSLEINNILNLNQSNNNKDNNEKRNLDNVINKVQEKQLHIFKYSQENAPTSQKPQKFSTRAFTIFENYNYDEEEADLAPEELKSDENNFAYDNTKQSGQGVTMKVSTYHLKRNIDNIIDDSIIKVENTSSPAKAKHEVNNDDDGEEVPATHKNIPIASELSKSSKSQNDDTHNIVDDDKNDKDDNNFRINRKRRNQEEGIESMTSNSHHLGDSNDDIYLTTTAAPNEVQDSPGKLQKKELLNDKDDENLKIFNVHKQRPTKAISVNRQNEVPENSLESLMLNDGLLPLNAHNGFMQMEDIDIVKLEHTHSSEDELYKTIGFDKNIKRKIQQPNADYQKHWNEVINRQEAWQKRFGYPKAREYLNTENYEQPLTSAPLKPYEVNTLRPWKAEIIPHSAVDKRIVVNLTIGTNDGTGNMYTLHVDIPAFQENGQIHNIQQVLTHEQLPPSALVKNVSSSLSKAEEDIKQQADTAIPPLSEDQSSPYCVPEPPPPIPECPVCACGLFSSSSASHEDSSTMSPSTDSSYSSTQFSTLTTSEEMTNNDNNDFDNDIFKISTINTNQAAGDTIQLATSTSNPTTILPVTNTYFTHDETFKADDSLNVSDGTTSTTTTNMPNDVSLSTAAASSDFNGIAKTNTNTKNNSNGEKFACPDVMPILILEGARTFPARSFPPDGTTFGQITLGQKLTKEIQPYSYWNMQFYQSEPAYVKFDYTIPRGASIGVYGRRNALPTHTQYHFKEVLSGFSASTRSTRAAHQSITREVTRYMEPGHWFVSLYNDDGDAQEITFYATIAEDMTQNCPNGCSGNGQCLLGHCQCNPGFGGDDCSESVCPVLCSQHGEYINGECICNPGWKGKECSLRHDECEVADCNGHGHCVSGKCQCMRGYKGKFCEEVDCPHPTCSGHGFCADGTCICKKGWKGPDCATMDQDALQCLPDCTGHGTFDLDSQTCTCEPKWSGDDCSKELCDLDCGQHGRCVGDACACDEGWGGEYCNTKLCDARCNEHGQCKNGTCLCVTGWNGKHCTIEGCPNSCSGHGQCRVSGEGQWECRCYEGWDGADCGIALELNCGDSKDNDKDGLVDCEDPECCASHVCKTSQLCVSAPKPIDVLLRKQPPAITASFFERMKFLIDESSLQNYAKLETFNESIFWNYFNASRSAVIRGRVVTSLGMGLVGVRVSTTTLLEGFTLTRDDGWFDLMVNGGGAVTLQFGRSPFRPQSRIVQVPWNEVIIIDTVIMSMSEEKSVTTTTHTCFSHDYDLMKPVVLASWKHGFQGACPDRSAILAESQVIQESLQIPGTGLNLVYHSSRAAGYLSTIKLQLTPETIPATLHLIHLRITIEGILFDRVFEADPGIKFTYAWNRLNIYRQRVYGVTTAIVKVGYQYTDCKDIIWDIQTTKLSGHDMSISEVGGWNLDIHHRYNFHEGILQKGDGSNIYLKNKPRVILTTMGDGHQRPLECMDCDGLSLRQRLLAPVALSASPDGSLYVGDFNYIRRIMTDGTVRTVVKLNATRVSYRYHMALSPLDGTLYISDPESHQIIRVRDTNDYSQPEKNWEPIVGSGERCLPGDEAHCGDGALAKDAKLAYPKGIAISSDNILYFADGTNIRMVDRDGIVSTLIGNHMHKSHWKPIPCEGTLKLEEMHLRWPTELAVSPLDNTLHIIDDHMILRMTPDGRVRVISGRPLHCATSSFLYDSDLATHATLVMPQSIAFGPLGELYVAESDSQRINRVRVIGTNGRISAFAGVESKCNCLERGCDCFEADHFLATSAKFNTIAALAVTPDGHVHIADQANYRIRAVMSSIPEASSSREYEIYAPDMQEIYIFNRFGQHVLTKNILTGETTYVFTYNVNTSNGKLSTVTDAAGNKVFLLRDYTSQVNSIENTKGQKCRLRMTRMKMLHELNTPDNYNVTFEYHGPTGLLKTKLDSTGRSYVYNYDEFGRLTSAVTPTGRVIDLAFDLSVKGAQVKVSENAQKEISMLIQGSTVVVRNGEAESKTMVEMDGSTTSLTPWGHLLQMEVVPYPILAEISPIIGESYPVPAKQRTEIAGDLANRFEWRYFVRRLQQGKQNKGPRTVTQVGRKLRVNGDNVLTLEYDRDTQSIVVLVDDKQELLNVTYDRTSRPVSFRPQSGDYADVDLEYDRFGRLVTWKWGNLQEAYTFDRNGRLNEIKYGDGSSMFYNFKDMYGSLPLKVTTPRKSDYLLQYDDAGALQSLTTPRGHIHSFSLQTSLGFFKYQYFSPINRHPFEILYNDEGQILAKIHPHQSGKVAFVHDNSGRLETILAGLSSTHYNYQEATSLVKSVEVQEPGFELRREFKYHAGILKDEKLRFGSKNSLASAHYKYAYDGNARLTGVEMSIDDKEMPTTRYKFSQNLGQLEVVQDLKITRNAFNRTVIQDSSKQFFTIIDYDQHGRIKSVLMNIKSFDVFRLELDYDLRNRIKSQKTTFGRSTAFDKVNYNADGHVIEVLGTNNWKYLYDENGNTVGVIDQGEKINLGYDIGDRVIQVGEIEFNNYDARGFVVRHGEQKYRYNNRGQLIHAFERERFQTWYYYDDRSRLVAWHDSKGNVTQYYYANPKSPMLLTHMHFPKVQKTIRFFYDDRDMLMAVETGEQRFYVATDQNGSPLAYFDMNGAIVKEMKRTPFGRIIKDTNPDFFIPIDFHGGLLDPHTKLIYTESRLYDPTLGQWMTPLWETLATEMSHPTDVFIYRYHNNDPVNPSKQQNYMIELESWLQLFGYDLSNMQSSKYTKATQYNPQASIKSHSLAPDFGVISGLECIVEKTNEKFSDFDFVPKPLLKMEPKMRNLLPRVSYRRAVFGEGVLLSRIGGRALVSVVDGSNSVVQDVVSSVFNNSHFLDLHFSIHDQDVFYFVKDNVLKLRDDNEELRRLGGMFNISTHEITDHGGSAAKELRLHGPDAVVIIKYGVDPEQERHRILKHAHKRAVERAWELEKQLVAAGFQGRGDWTEEEKEELVSHGDVDGWIGVDIHSIYKYPQLADDPGNVAFQRDAKRKRRKIGSNHSRLSSGKGRRQQKLKDMSA
- the LOC106091817 gene encoding teneurin-m isoform X2; translated protein: MHKYNEDEEKKSLEINNILNLNQSNNNKDNNEKRNLDNVINKVQEKQLHIFKYSQENAPTSQKPQKFSTRAFTIFENYNYDEEEADLAPEELKSDENNFAYDNTKQSGQGVTMKVSTYHLKRNIDNIIDDSIIKVENTSSPAKAKHEVNNDDDGEEVPATHKNIPIASELSKSSKSQNDDTHNIVDDDKNDKDDNNFRINRKRRNQEEGIESMTSNSHHLGDSNDDIYLTTTAAPNEVQDSPGKLQKKELLNDKDDENLKIFNVHKQRPTKAISVNRQNEVPENSLESLMLNDGLLPLNAHNGFMQMEDIDIVKLEHTHSSEDELYKTIGFDKNIKRKIQQPNADYQKHWNEVINRQEAWQKRFGYPKAREYLNTENYEQPLTSAPLKPYEVNTLRPWKAEIIPHSAVDKRIVVNLTIGTNDGTGNMYTLHVDIPAFQENGQIHNIQQVLTHEQLPPSALVKNVSSSLSKAEEDIKQQADTAIPPLSEDQSSPYCVPEPPPPIPECPVCACGLFSSSSASHEDSSTMSPSTDSSYSSTQFSTLTTSEEMTNNDNNDFDNDIFKISTINTNQAAGDTIQLATSTSNPTTILPVTNTYFTHDETFKADDSLNVSDGTTSTTTTNMPNDVSLSTAAASSDFNGIAKTNTNTKNNSNGEKFACPDVMPILILEGARTFPARSFPPDGTTFGQITLGQKLTKEIQPYSYWNMQFYQSEPAYVKFDYTIPRGASIGVYGRRNALPTHTQYHFKEVLSGFSASTRSTRAAHQSITREVTRYMEPGHWFVSLYNDDGDAQEITFYATIAEDMTQNCPNGCSGNGQCLLGHCQCNPGFGGDDCSESVCPVLCSQHGEYINGECICNPGWKGKECSLRHDECEVADCNGHGHCVSGKCQCMRGYKGKFCEEVDCPHPTCSGHGFCADGTCICKKGWKGPDCATMDQDALQCLPDCTGHGTFDLDSQTCTCEPKWSGDDCSKELCDLDCGQHGRCVGDACACDEGWGGEYCNTKLCDARCNEHGQCKNGTCLCVTGWNGKHCTIEGCPNSCSGHGQCRVSGEGQWECRCYEGWDGADCGIALELNCGDSKDNDKDGLVDCEDPECCASHVCKTSQLCVSAPKPIDVLLRKQPPAITASFFERMKFLIDESSLQNYAKLETFNESRSAVIRGRVVTSLGMGLVGVRVSTTTLLEGFTLTRDDGWFDLMVNGGGAVTLQFGRSPFRPQSRIVQVPWNEVIIIDTVIMSMSEEKSVTTTTHTCFSHDYDLMKPVVLASWKHGFQGACPDRSAILAESQVIQESLQIPGTGLNLVYHSSRAAGYLSTIKLQLTPETIPATLHLIHLRITIEGILFDRVFEADPGIKFTYAWNRLNIYRQRVYGVTTAIVKVGYQYTDCKDIIWDIQTTKLSGHDMSISEVGGWNLDIHHRYNFHEGILQKGDGSNIYLKNKPRVILTTMGDGHQRPLECMDCDGLSLRQRLLAPVALSASPDGSLYVGDFNYIRRIMTDGTVRTVVKLNATRVSYRYHMALSPLDGTLYISDPESHQIIRVRDTNDYSQPEKNWEPIVGSGERCLPGDEAHCGDGALAKDAKLAYPKGIAISSDNILYFADGTNIRMVDRDGIVSTLIGNHMHKSHWKPIPCEGTLKLEEMHLRWPTELAVSPLDNTLHIIDDHMILRMTPDGRVRVISGRPLHCATSSFLYDSDLATHATLVMPQSIAFGPLGELYVAESDSQRINRVRVIGTNGRISAFAGVESKCNCLERGCDCFEADHFLATSAKFNTIAALAVTPDGHVHIADQANYRIRAVMSSIPEASSSREYEIYAPDMQEIYIFNRFGQHVLTKNILTGETTYVFTYNVNTSNGKLSTVTDAAGNKVFLLRDYTSQVNSIENTKGQKCRLRMTRMKMLHELNTPDNYNVTFEYHGPTGLLKTKLDSTGRSYVYNYDEFGRLTSAVTPTGRVIDLAFDLSVKGAQVKVSENAQKEISMLIQGSTVVVRNGEAESKTMVEMDGSTTSLTPWGHLLQMEVVPYPILAEISPIIGESYPVPAKQRTEIAGDLANRFEWRYFVRRLQQGKQNKGPRTVTQVGRKLRVNGDNVLTLEYDRDTQSIVVLVDDKQELLNVTYDRTSRPVSFRPQSGDYADVDLEYDRFGRLVTWKWGNLQEAYTFDRNGRLNEIKYGDGSSMFYNFKDMYGSLPLKVTTPRKSDYLLQYDDAGALQSLTTPRGHIHSFSLQTSLGFFKYQYFSPINRHPFEILYNDEGQILAKIHPHQSGKVAFVHDNSGRLETILAGLSSTHYNYQEATSLVKSVEVQEPGFELRREFKYHAGILKDEKLRFGSKNSLASAHYKYAYDGNARLTGVEMSIDDKEMPTTRYKFSQNLGQLEVVQDLKITRNAFNRTVIQDSSKQFFTIIDYDQHGRIKSVLMNIKSFDVFRLELDYDLRNRIKSQKTTFGRSTAFDKVNYNADGHVIEVLGTNNWKYLYDENGNTVGVIDQGEKINLGYDIGDRVIQVGEIEFNNYDARGFVVRHGEQKYRYNNRGQLIHAFERERFQTWYYYDDRSRLVAWHDSKGNVTQYYYANPKSPMLLTHMHFPKVQKTIRFFYDDRDMLMAVETGEQRFYVATDQNGSPLAYFDMNGAIVKEMKRTPFGRIIKDTNPDFFIPIDFHGGLLDPHTKLIYTESRLYDPTLGQWMTPLWETLATEMSHPTDVFIYRYHNNDPVNPSKQQNYMIELESWLQLFGYDLSNMQSSKYTKATQYNPQASIKSHSLAPDFGVISGLECIVEKTNEKFSDFDFVPKPLLKMEPKMRNLLPRVSYRRAVFGEGVLLSRIGGRALVSVVDGSNSVVQDVVSSVFNNSHFLDLHFSIHDQDVFYFVKDNVLKLRDDNEELRRLGGMFNISTHEITDHGGSAAKELRLHGPDAVVIIKYGVDPEQERHRILKHAHKRAVERAWELEKQLVAAGFQGRGDWTEEEKEELVSHGDVDGWIGVDIHSIYKYPQLADDPGNVAFQRDAKRKRRKIGSNHSRLSSGKGRRQQKLKDMSA